From Streptomyces griseorubiginosus, one genomic window encodes:
- a CDS encoding FAD-dependent oxidoreductase — protein MTTSDLPVPAVRRPAAPPRDTAALERALRERVDGEVRFDAGSRAAYSTDASNFRQTPIGVVLPQTPEAAAEALAVAREHDAPVLSRGGGTSLAGQCTNTAVVIDWSKYCDRVESVDETARTCVVQPGIVLDQLNRQLAPTGLRFGPEPAS, from the coding sequence ATGACGACCTCCGACCTGCCCGTTCCCGCCGTACGACGGCCCGCCGCGCCCCCGCGGGACACCGCGGCCCTGGAACGCGCGCTGCGCGAGAGGGTCGACGGCGAGGTCCGCTTCGACGCGGGCAGCCGGGCCGCATACTCGACCGACGCCTCGAACTTCCGCCAGACCCCGATCGGCGTGGTCCTGCCCCAAACCCCCGAGGCGGCCGCGGAGGCGCTGGCCGTGGCCCGCGAGCACGACGCGCCGGTGCTGTCCCGGGGCGGCGGCACCAGCCTGGCGGGACAGTGCACCAACACGGCCGTGGTGATCGACTGGTCGAAGTACTGCGACCGCGTGGAGTCCGTGGACGAGACCGCCCGCACCTGTGTCGTGCAACCCGGGATCGTCCTCGACCAGCTCAACCGCCAACTCGCCCCGACCGGACTGCGGTTCGGCCCCGAACCCGCCAGCTGA
- a CDS encoding (Fe-S)-binding protein, with product MRSLAEHVRAGGLVVGLEPSCTAVFRSDAPEMFPGDQDVRRLRDRTVTLAELLTEHSPGYEPPHVPERSAKALAQVHCHQHAVLDWQADQELLHRAGVDAERLDSGCCGLAGNFGFEPGHLEVSEACAERVLLPRLREEPPETVVLADGFSCRTQIHEFDSGGHEAVHLAELLASAMPGAPGSAYGVAPGARPAPPSRRARALALAGAGSAGLAAAGLIQNRRRRNRL from the coding sequence GTGCGCAGTCTCGCCGAGCATGTCCGGGCGGGCGGTCTGGTGGTCGGCCTGGAGCCGAGCTGCACGGCCGTGTTCCGCTCGGACGCGCCGGAGATGTTCCCCGGCGACCAGGACGTACGGCGGCTGCGCGACCGGACGGTGACGCTCGCCGAGCTGCTCACCGAGCACTCCCCCGGCTACGAGCCCCCGCACGTCCCGGAACGCTCCGCGAAGGCCCTCGCCCAGGTCCACTGCCACCAGCACGCGGTCCTGGACTGGCAGGCCGACCAAGAACTCCTGCACCGCGCGGGTGTGGACGCCGAGCGACTCGACTCCGGCTGCTGCGGCCTCGCCGGCAACTTCGGCTTCGAACCGGGCCATCTGGAGGTCAGCGAGGCCTGCGCGGAGCGGGTGCTCCTCCCACGCCTGCGGGAGGAGCCCCCAGAGACGGTGGTCCTGGCGGACGGCTTCAGCTGCCGCACCCAGATCCACGAGTTCGACAGCGGCGGCCACGAGGCGGTCCACCTCGCGGAACTGCTGGCGAGCGCGATGCCGGGGGCGCCGGGCAGCGCGTACGGGGTGGCGCCGGGGGCGAGGCCGGCGCCGCCGAGTCGGAGGGCGAGGGCACTGGCTCTGGCCGGCGCAGGCTCGGCGGGCCTGGCAGCGGCCGGGCTGATACAGAACAGGCGGCGCCGGAATCGCCTTTAG
- a CDS encoding sigma-70 family RNA polymerase sigma factor yields the protein MITSTLPAPADLRARRETADASATAWALAARAGDADAVDHFVRALHRDVLRYVSHLCGDPQAVDDLAQDTFLRALGSLHRFEGRSSARAWVLSIARRAVVDGFRHAAVRPRRYDGADWQAAVERAQPRDVLGFDDGIVLLDLLGALSEERREAFVLTQMLGLSYEEAAVVSGCPVGTVRSRVARARAALTELVV from the coding sequence GTGATCACTTCCACCCTGCCCGCCCCTGCCGACCTCCGCGCCCGGCGGGAGACCGCCGACGCCTCCGCGACCGCCTGGGCGCTCGCCGCCCGCGCGGGCGACGCCGACGCCGTCGACCACTTCGTGCGCGCCCTGCACCGCGACGTGCTGCGCTATGTCTCCCACCTGTGCGGCGACCCCCAGGCCGTGGACGACCTGGCCCAGGACACCTTCCTGCGGGCGCTCGGCAGTCTGCACCGGTTCGAGGGGCGGTCCTCGGCGCGCGCCTGGGTGCTGTCCATCGCCCGCCGCGCGGTCGTCGACGGCTTCCGGCACGCGGCGGTGCGGCCCCGCCGGTACGACGGTGCCGACTGGCAGGCCGCGGTGGAGCGTGCGCAGCCTCGGGACGTGCTCGGCTTCGACGACGGGATAGTGCTGCTCGATCTGCTGGGGGCGTTGTCCGAGGAGCGGCGGGAGGCGTTCGTGCTCACGCAGATGCTGGGGCTGTCGTACGAGGAGGCGGCTGTGGTGAGCGGGTGTCCGGTGGGGACGGTTCGGTCCCGGGTGGCGCGGGCCAGGGCGGCGCTGACGGAACTGGTGGTCTGA
- a CDS encoding YcnI family protein, which produces MSRAHTALRRAGLGTALAATAVLTAAGVASAHVTVHPESYAKGATDGALSFRVPDESDTASTTKVQLFLPTDHPLLGVLVSPHDGWTAKVTDTKLKTPVKTDDGTITDAVSEITWTGGKIAPGHYEDFDVAFGQLPDDTAQLTFKTLQTYSDGKVVRWIEEAAKGDEEPENPAPVLKLTAATTPSDTAAASGTAARTASKTSAAAAEASASDSTARGLGVAGLVVGVLGLAAGVFAVLRGRRTR; this is translated from the coding sequence ATGTCCCGAGCACACACCGCCCTGCGCCGCGCCGGCCTCGGCACCGCCCTCGCCGCCACCGCCGTCCTGACCGCCGCCGGCGTCGCCTCCGCGCACGTCACCGTCCACCCCGAGAGCTACGCCAAGGGCGCCACGGACGGCGCCCTGAGCTTCCGCGTCCCCGACGAGAGCGACACCGCGAGCACCACGAAGGTCCAGCTGTTCCTGCCCACCGACCACCCGCTGCTCGGCGTGCTCGTCTCCCCGCACGACGGCTGGACCGCCAAGGTCACCGACACCAAGCTGAAGACGCCGGTCAAGACGGACGACGGCACGATCACCGACGCGGTCTCCGAGATCACCTGGACCGGCGGAAAGATCGCCCCCGGTCACTACGAGGACTTCGACGTCGCCTTCGGCCAGCTCCCCGACGACACCGCCCAGTTGACCTTCAAGACCCTCCAGACCTACTCCGACGGAAAGGTCGTCCGCTGGATCGAGGAGGCCGCCAAGGGCGACGAGGAACCGGAGAACCCGGCACCGGTCCTCAAGCTCACGGCCGCCACGACCCCGTCGGACACCGCGGCCGCGTCGGGCACCGCGGCCCGGACCGCCTCGAAGACCTCGGCGGCCGCCGCCGAGGCCTCGGCGAGCGACTCCACCGCCCGCGGTCTCGGCGTCGCCGGGCTCGTCGTGGGCGTGCTGGGGCTGGCCGCCGGGGTCTTCGCCGTCCTGCGGGGCCGCCGGACGCGGTGA